A window from Culex pipiens pallens isolate TS chromosome 3, TS_CPP_V2, whole genome shotgun sequence encodes these proteins:
- the LOC120412587 gene encoding FACT complex subunit spt16 isoform X1, which produces MSNIVLDKDSFYRRIKRLYANWKEPEFSHDDSLSKVDCIVTAVGVDEETIYSKSTSLQTWLLGYELTDTITVLCEKAIYFLTSKKKIDFLKQIEREAEENVPTVKLLVRDKNDKDKANFEKLLEAIKGSKGGKTLGVFSKDNFPGEFCETWKKFLKEQSFESVDISVPMGYIMCAKEDSEIITIKKACLVTVDVFNKYLKDHIMEIIDADKKVKHVKLSEGVEQALTDKKYVSGVDVNQLDMCYPAIIQSGGNYSLKFSAFSDKNYLHFGSIICALGARYKSYCSNIVRTLLVNPTDTIQKHYTFLLNLEEELLKVMVPGKKLSDVYEFGLEYAKKEEPKLVDKLTKTFGFAVGLEFRENSMIIGPKCAAVLKKGMAFSVNVGLSGLENKEASDKESKVYALFVGDTVLVNDESPASVLTQSKKKIKNIGIFLKDDDDDEEEEEEVKTKKGPEILGRSGKRSTVLESKLRNEQNSEEKRKLHQKELAIALNEKAKERLAKQGDGKEVEKVRKSTVSYKGVNQMPREAEVKDLKLFVDRKYETVIMPIFGVPVPFHISTIKNISQSVEGDYTYLRINFFHPGATMGKTETGMYPSPDATFVKEVTYRSTNMKEPGEIAPPSSNLNTAFRLIKEVQKRFKTREAEEREKEDLVKQDTLVLSQNKGNPKLKDLYIRPNIVSKRMTGSLEAHVNGYRYTSVRGDKVDILYNNIKNSYFQPCDGEMIILLHFHLRHAILFGKKKHLDVQFYTEVGEITTDLGKHQHMHDRDDLAAEQAERELRHKLKTAFKSFCEKVEAMTKQQIEFDTPFRDLGFPGAPFRSTVLLQPTSGSLVNLTEWPPFVITLEDVELVHFERVQFHLRNFDMVFVFKNYNQKIGMVNAIPMNMLDHVKEWLNSCDIRYSEGIQSLNWAKIMKTIVDDPEGFFDNGGWTFLDPESDGEGAANSETEDEEDDAYEPTDDDDPEESDDSEDYSEASEDDSASDEDLGSEEESGKDWSDLEREAAEEDRNRDKDGYAEEPRTKKRSHHRRDRGVESAKKRSSEGHGSSSKSSSRDKHHHKDKHGSSSGDRHKDKHRSSSGGDKHRSSSGGDKHKSSSSSSSHKRSRDDSRDGSSHHKSKKSKK; this is translated from the exons AACGACAAGGACAAGGCCAACTTCGAGAAGCTGCTGGAGGCGATCAAGGGCTCGAAGGGGGGCAAAACGCTGGGCGTGTTCAGCAAGGACAACTTCCCGGGCGAGTTCTGCGAGACGTGGAAGAAGTTCCTGAAGGAGCAGTCGTTCGAGTCGGTGGACATTAGCGTGCCGATGGGGTACATCATGTGCGCCAAGGAGGACTCGGAGATCATCACGATCAAGAAGGCGTGCCTGGTGACGGTGGACGTGTTCAACAAGTATCTGAAGGACCACATCATGGAGATCATCGACGCGGACAAGAAGGTGAAGCACGTGAAGCTGTCGGAGGGCGTGGAGCAGGCGCTCACGGACAAGAAGTACGTGAGCGGGGTGGACGTGAATCAGCTGGACATGTGCTACCCGGCGATCATCCAGAGCGGGGGGAATTACAGCTTAAAGTTTAGCGCGTTCAGCGACAAGAACTATCTGCACTTTGGATCGATCATTTGTGCGCTGGGCGCGCGGTACAAGTCGTACTGCTCGAACATTGTCCGGACGTTGCTGGTCAACCCGACGGACACGATTCAGAAGCACTACACGTTCTTGCTGAATTTGGAGGAGGAGCTGCTGAAGGTGATGGTCCCGGGGAAGAAACTTTCGGACGTTTACGAGTTTGGGCTGGAGTACGCGAAGAAGGAGGAACCAAAGCTGGTCGATAAGCTGACCAAGACGTTTGGGTTCGCGGTGGGGCTGGAGTTTCGCGAGAACTCGATGATCATCGGGCCAAAGTGTGCGGCAGTGCTGAAGAAGGGCATGGCGTTCAGCGTGAACGTGGGCTTGTCCGGGCTGGAGAACAAGGAAGCGTCGGACAAGGAGTCGAAGGTGTACGCGCTGTTTGTGGGCGACACGGTGCTGGTGAACGACGAATCGCCGGCCAGCGTGCTGACGCAGTCCAAGAAGAAGATCAAGAACATTGGCATCTTTTTGaaggacgacgatgacgacgaggaggaagaggaggaggtCAAAACGAAGAAGGGGCCGGAGATTCTGGGACGGAGCGGAAAGCGCTCGACGGTGCTGGAGAGCAAACTTCGTAACGAGCAGAACTCGGAGGAGAAGCGAAAGCTGCACCAGAAGGAGCTGGCGATTGCGCTGAACGAGAAGGCCAAGGAGCGGCTGGCGAAGCAGGGTGACGGAAAGGAGGTGGAGAAGGTGCGCAAGTCGACGGTGTCGTACAAGGGAGTTAATCAGATGCCGCGGGAGGCGGAGGTCAAGGATCTGAAGCTGTTTGTGG ATCGCAAGTACGAAACGGTAATCATGCCGATTTTTGGCGTTCCGGTACCGTTCCACATCTCCACCATCAAGAACATCTCGCAGTCGGTCGAGGGCGACTACACGTATCTGCGTATCAACTTTTTCCACCCGGGTGCGACGATGGGCAAGACCGAAACCGGCATGTACCCATCACCGGACGCAACGTTTGTTAAAGAAGT GACCTACCGCTCGACCAACATGAAGGAGCCGGGCGAGATTGCGCCGCCGTCGTCGAATCTGAACACCGCGTTCCGGTTGATCAAGGAGGTGCAGAAGCGGTTCAAGACGCGCGAGGCCGAGGAGCGTGAAAAGGAAGATCTGGTCAAGCAGGACACGCTGGTGCTGTCCCAGAACAAGGGTAACCCGAAGCTGAAGGATCTGTACATCCGGCCGAACATCGTGAGCAAGCGTATGACGGGTTCGCTGGAGGCGCACGTCAACGGCTACCGGTACACGTCGGTGCGCGGCGACAAGGTGGACATCCTGTACAACAACATCAAGAACTCGTACTTCCAACCGTGCGACGGCGAGATGATCATCTTGCTGCACTTCCACCTGCGGCACGCGATCCTGTTCGGCAAGAAGAAGCACCTGGACGTGCAGTTCTACACGGAGGTCGGTGAGATCACGACGGATTTGGGCAAGCACCAGCACATGCACGATCGGGACGATCTGGCGGCGGAGCAGGCCGAGCGGGAGTTGCGCCACAAGCTGAAGACGGCCTTCAAGAGCTTCTGCGAGAAGGTCGAAGCCATGACGAAGCAGCAGATCGAGTTCGATACGCCGTTCCGAGATCTGGGCTTCCCGGGGGCTCCGTTCCGCAGTACGGTGCTGTTGCAACCCACTTCTGGTTCGCTGGTCAACCTTACCGAGTGGCCTCCGTTTGTGATCACGCTGGAGGACGTCGAGTTGGTACACTTTGAGCGCGTTCAGTTCCACCTGCGGAACTTCGACATGGTGTTTGTGTTTAAGAACTACAACCAGAAGATTGGCATGGTGAACGCGATCCCGATGAACATGCTGGACCACGTCAAGGAGTGGCTCAA CTCGTGCGACATCCGCTACTCGGAGGGCATCCAGTCGCTCAACTGGGCCAAAATCATGAAAACCATCGTGGACGACCCGGAGGGCTTCTTCGACAACGGCGGCTGGACGTTCCTGGATCCGGAGTCGGACGGCGAGGGCGCCGCCAACAGCGAAACCGAAGACGAGGAGGACGACGCGTACGAACCGACGGACGACGACGACCCGGAAGAGTCGGACGATTCGGAGGACTACTCGGAGGCGTCCGAAGACGACTCGGCCAGCGATGAAG ATCTGGGCTCGGAAGAGGAATCGGGCAAGGACTGGTCCGATCTTGAGCGTGAAGCCGCCGAAGAGGATCGCAACCGGGATAAGGACGGCTACGCCGAAGAACCCAGAACCAAGAAGCGTTCCCACCACAG ACGTGATCGCGGAGTAGAGTCCGCAAAAAAGCGGTCGTCCGAAGGACACGGAAG CTCCTCGAAGAGCAGCAGTCGCGACAAGCACCACCACAAGGACAAAcacggcagcagcagcggcgACCGGCACAAGGATAAGCACCGCAGCAGCAGCGGTGGGGACAAACATCGAAGCAGCAGCGGCGGGGATAAGCacaagagcagcagcagcagcagtagccaCAAGCGGTCCCGCGACGACAGCAGAGACGGCTCGTCCCACCACAAGAGTAAAAAGTCCAAGAAGTGA
- the LOC120412587 gene encoding FACT complex subunit spt16 isoform X2 → MSNIVLDKDSFYRRIKRLYANWKEPEFSHDDSLSKVDCIVTAVGVDEETIYSKSTSLQTWLLGYELTDTITVLCEKAIYFLTSKKKIDFLKQIEREAEENVPTVKLLVRDKNDKDKANFEKLLEAIKGSKGGKTLGVFSKDNFPGEFCETWKKFLKEQSFESVDISVPMGYIMCAKEDSEIITIKKACLVTVDVFNKYLKDHIMEIIDADKKVKHVKLSEGVEQALTDKKYVSGVDVNQLDMCYPAIIQSGGNYSLKFSAFSDKNYLHFGSIICALGARYKSYCSNIVRTLLVNPTDTIQKHYTFLLNLEEELLKVMVPGKKLSDVYEFGLEYAKKEEPKLVDKLTKTFGFAVGLEFRENSMIIGPKCAAVLKKGMAFSVNVGLSGLENKEASDKESKVYALFVGDTVLVNDESPASVLTQSKKKIKNIGIFLKDDDDDEEEEEEVKTKKGPEILGRSGKRSTVLESKLRNEQNSEEKRKLHQKELAIALNEKAKERLAKQGDGKEVEKVRKSTVSYKGVNQMPREAEVKDLKLFVDRKYETVIMPIFGVPVPFHISTIKNISQSVEGDYTYLRINFFHPGATMGKTETGMYPSPDATFVKEVTYRSTNMKEPGEIAPPSSNLNTAFRLIKEVQKRFKTREAEEREKEDLVKQDTLVLSQNKGNPKLKDLYIRPNIVSKRMTGSLEAHVNGYRYTSVRGDKVDILYNNIKNSYFQPCDGEMIILLHFHLRHAILFGKKKHLDVQFYTEVGEITTDLGKHQHMHDRDDLAAEQAERELRHKLKTAFKSFCEKVEAMTKQQIEFDTPFRDLGFPGAPFRSTVLLQPTSGSLVNLTEWPPFVITLEDVELVHFERVQFHLRNFDMVFVFKNYNQKIGMVNAIPMNMLDHVKEWLNSCDIRYSEGIQSLNWAKIMKTIVDDPEGFFDNGGWTFLDPESDGEGAANSETEDEEDDAYEPTDDDDPEESDDSEDYSEASEDDSASDEDLGSEEESGKDWSDLEREAAEEDRNRDKDGYAEEPRTKKRSHHSSSKSSSRDKHHHKDKHGSSSGDRHKDKHRSSSGGDKHRSSSGGDKHKSSSSSSSHKRSRDDSRDGSSHHKSKKSKK, encoded by the exons AACGACAAGGACAAGGCCAACTTCGAGAAGCTGCTGGAGGCGATCAAGGGCTCGAAGGGGGGCAAAACGCTGGGCGTGTTCAGCAAGGACAACTTCCCGGGCGAGTTCTGCGAGACGTGGAAGAAGTTCCTGAAGGAGCAGTCGTTCGAGTCGGTGGACATTAGCGTGCCGATGGGGTACATCATGTGCGCCAAGGAGGACTCGGAGATCATCACGATCAAGAAGGCGTGCCTGGTGACGGTGGACGTGTTCAACAAGTATCTGAAGGACCACATCATGGAGATCATCGACGCGGACAAGAAGGTGAAGCACGTGAAGCTGTCGGAGGGCGTGGAGCAGGCGCTCACGGACAAGAAGTACGTGAGCGGGGTGGACGTGAATCAGCTGGACATGTGCTACCCGGCGATCATCCAGAGCGGGGGGAATTACAGCTTAAAGTTTAGCGCGTTCAGCGACAAGAACTATCTGCACTTTGGATCGATCATTTGTGCGCTGGGCGCGCGGTACAAGTCGTACTGCTCGAACATTGTCCGGACGTTGCTGGTCAACCCGACGGACACGATTCAGAAGCACTACACGTTCTTGCTGAATTTGGAGGAGGAGCTGCTGAAGGTGATGGTCCCGGGGAAGAAACTTTCGGACGTTTACGAGTTTGGGCTGGAGTACGCGAAGAAGGAGGAACCAAAGCTGGTCGATAAGCTGACCAAGACGTTTGGGTTCGCGGTGGGGCTGGAGTTTCGCGAGAACTCGATGATCATCGGGCCAAAGTGTGCGGCAGTGCTGAAGAAGGGCATGGCGTTCAGCGTGAACGTGGGCTTGTCCGGGCTGGAGAACAAGGAAGCGTCGGACAAGGAGTCGAAGGTGTACGCGCTGTTTGTGGGCGACACGGTGCTGGTGAACGACGAATCGCCGGCCAGCGTGCTGACGCAGTCCAAGAAGAAGATCAAGAACATTGGCATCTTTTTGaaggacgacgatgacgacgaggaggaagaggaggaggtCAAAACGAAGAAGGGGCCGGAGATTCTGGGACGGAGCGGAAAGCGCTCGACGGTGCTGGAGAGCAAACTTCGTAACGAGCAGAACTCGGAGGAGAAGCGAAAGCTGCACCAGAAGGAGCTGGCGATTGCGCTGAACGAGAAGGCCAAGGAGCGGCTGGCGAAGCAGGGTGACGGAAAGGAGGTGGAGAAGGTGCGCAAGTCGACGGTGTCGTACAAGGGAGTTAATCAGATGCCGCGGGAGGCGGAGGTCAAGGATCTGAAGCTGTTTGTGG ATCGCAAGTACGAAACGGTAATCATGCCGATTTTTGGCGTTCCGGTACCGTTCCACATCTCCACCATCAAGAACATCTCGCAGTCGGTCGAGGGCGACTACACGTATCTGCGTATCAACTTTTTCCACCCGGGTGCGACGATGGGCAAGACCGAAACCGGCATGTACCCATCACCGGACGCAACGTTTGTTAAAGAAGT GACCTACCGCTCGACCAACATGAAGGAGCCGGGCGAGATTGCGCCGCCGTCGTCGAATCTGAACACCGCGTTCCGGTTGATCAAGGAGGTGCAGAAGCGGTTCAAGACGCGCGAGGCCGAGGAGCGTGAAAAGGAAGATCTGGTCAAGCAGGACACGCTGGTGCTGTCCCAGAACAAGGGTAACCCGAAGCTGAAGGATCTGTACATCCGGCCGAACATCGTGAGCAAGCGTATGACGGGTTCGCTGGAGGCGCACGTCAACGGCTACCGGTACACGTCGGTGCGCGGCGACAAGGTGGACATCCTGTACAACAACATCAAGAACTCGTACTTCCAACCGTGCGACGGCGAGATGATCATCTTGCTGCACTTCCACCTGCGGCACGCGATCCTGTTCGGCAAGAAGAAGCACCTGGACGTGCAGTTCTACACGGAGGTCGGTGAGATCACGACGGATTTGGGCAAGCACCAGCACATGCACGATCGGGACGATCTGGCGGCGGAGCAGGCCGAGCGGGAGTTGCGCCACAAGCTGAAGACGGCCTTCAAGAGCTTCTGCGAGAAGGTCGAAGCCATGACGAAGCAGCAGATCGAGTTCGATACGCCGTTCCGAGATCTGGGCTTCCCGGGGGCTCCGTTCCGCAGTACGGTGCTGTTGCAACCCACTTCTGGTTCGCTGGTCAACCTTACCGAGTGGCCTCCGTTTGTGATCACGCTGGAGGACGTCGAGTTGGTACACTTTGAGCGCGTTCAGTTCCACCTGCGGAACTTCGACATGGTGTTTGTGTTTAAGAACTACAACCAGAAGATTGGCATGGTGAACGCGATCCCGATGAACATGCTGGACCACGTCAAGGAGTGGCTCAA CTCGTGCGACATCCGCTACTCGGAGGGCATCCAGTCGCTCAACTGGGCCAAAATCATGAAAACCATCGTGGACGACCCGGAGGGCTTCTTCGACAACGGCGGCTGGACGTTCCTGGATCCGGAGTCGGACGGCGAGGGCGCCGCCAACAGCGAAACCGAAGACGAGGAGGACGACGCGTACGAACCGACGGACGACGACGACCCGGAAGAGTCGGACGATTCGGAGGACTACTCGGAGGCGTCCGAAGACGACTCGGCCAGCGATGAAG ATCTGGGCTCGGAAGAGGAATCGGGCAAGGACTGGTCCGATCTTGAGCGTGAAGCCGCCGAAGAGGATCGCAACCGGGATAAGGACGGCTACGCCGAAGAACCCAGAACCAAGAAGCGTTCCCACCACAG CTCCTCGAAGAGCAGCAGTCGCGACAAGCACCACCACAAGGACAAAcacggcagcagcagcggcgACCGGCACAAGGATAAGCACCGCAGCAGCAGCGGTGGGGACAAACATCGAAGCAGCAGCGGCGGGGATAAGCacaagagcagcagcagcagcagtagccaCAAGCGGTCCCGCGACGACAGCAGAGACGGCTCGTCCCACCACAAGAGTAAAAAGTCCAAGAAGTGA